From Rhodovastum atsumiense, a single genomic window includes:
- a CDS encoding GNAT family N-acetyltransferase — MSDTIVLRAAVPGDEALVARFVRDLAEYEHLTHEVLGTEADYRRALFGTPQRLWALFACRGDEPVGFALWFYTFSTFAGRPSLYVEDVFVRPEQRGRGIGRMIFRHLAGLALQEGCARMEWTVLDWNAPAIGFYRAIGARPRDEWTIQRLDGEALRAFAQ, encoded by the coding sequence GTGAGCGATACGATCGTCCTGCGCGCGGCGGTGCCCGGCGACGAGGCACTGGTCGCGCGCTTCGTCCGGGATCTCGCCGAGTATGAGCACCTCACCCACGAGGTGCTCGGCACCGAGGCGGATTACCGGCGGGCGCTGTTCGGCACGCCGCAGCGACTCTGGGCGTTGTTCGCCTGTCGTGGCGACGAACCGGTCGGCTTCGCGCTGTGGTTCTACACCTTCTCCACCTTCGCCGGGCGGCCCAGCCTCTATGTCGAGGATGTGTTCGTGCGGCCGGAGCAGCGCGGTCGGGGCATCGGCCGGATGATCTTCCGCCATCTGGCCGGGCTGGCGCTGCAGGAAGGCTGCGCGCGCATGGAATGGACGGTGCTGGACTGGAACGCGCCGGCCATCGGCTTCTATCGCGCGATCGGCGCCCGTCCGCGGGATGAGTGGACGATCCAGCGCCTGGACGGCGAGGCGTTGCGGGCCTTCGCGCAGTAG